One stretch of Candidatus Bathyarchaeia archaeon DNA includes these proteins:
- a CDS encoding multiprotein bridging factor aMBF1 has product MRCEVCGRKIREEPMRVVIEGAKLTVCSACAKHGKVEWDESPKPAAVIPQPAFSGQGAPTRRPIPIKKKVIIARVDTAQEIAEDYAEVIRQAREKLGLSHEDLGKKINEKESVLRKIETGKMAPTDQLVSKLEHTLKIKLLVPVAEEKVSLPKAANREFTLGDAIKISKKSKGE; this is encoded by the coding sequence TTGCGATGCGAAGTCTGCGGACGCAAAATTCGCGAAGAACCCATGCGTGTAGTAATTGAAGGCGCTAAACTAACTGTATGCTCAGCTTGCGCTAAACATGGAAAAGTGGAGTGGGACGAATCGCCCAAACCAGCCGCGGTAATCCCTCAACCCGCCTTCTCAGGGCAGGGCGCTCCAACACGAAGACCCATTCCGATTAAGAAAAAAGTCATTATCGCCCGAGTGGACACCGCCCAAGAAATTGCGGAAGACTACGCTGAAGTCATCCGTCAAGCCCGCGAAAAACTTGGGTTGAGCCACGAAGACTTGGGCAAGAAGATAAACGAAAAAGAATCCGTACTGCGCAAAATCGAAACAGGAAAAATGGCGCCCACTGACCAACTGGTCTCCAAGCTGGAGCACACGCTAAAGATTAAGCTGCTGGTTCCTGTCGCTGAAGAAAAAGTTTCCCTTCCTAAAGCTGCAAACCGGGAATTCACGTTAGGCGACGCCATCAAAATCAGCAAGAAAAGCAAGGGAGAGTAA
- the hflX gene encoding GTPase HflX yields the protein MQRRLNREASSLPELRRLAQSAGYDVVAEFEQTRRADARYQIGRGKVEELADLVKETGAEKVIFDNALRMIQAYNLAKATKVEIIDRFQLILEIFNKRATTTEAKLQIQLATLKNELKHAKEKVRLTKHGEQPGFMGIGVYEAEIYREAIKRQVHTIQQKLGHIREKRVLHRERRTALGLYSVSLAGYTNAGKSSLFNALSEATVEVDNALFTTLSTTTRLIEFSKRRFLLTDTVGFIDRLPHTLVEAFLSTLEETVYSDLLILVLDISEPLETVRKKNQTCQQTINRIGASGLPMLTLLNKIDCLSPQEAQQKLEALREETKNPLLISAKSKTNFDQLQQEILRRLEGYVAAAFWVPMTQETMSLVSWVHKGADVKKITYNDNTVDVQLEASPEFAEKLRKRVETLQGKIEINLEPT from the coding sequence GTGCAGCGCCGCCTAAACCGTGAAGCCTCAAGCTTGCCCGAGCTGCGGCGGCTTGCTCAATCCGCGGGCTATGATGTGGTGGCGGAGTTTGAACAGACGCGGCGGGCAGATGCACGATACCAAATAGGCAGAGGCAAAGTTGAGGAACTCGCAGACCTTGTTAAGGAAACTGGCGCCGAAAAAGTCATCTTCGACAATGCCCTGCGGATGATTCAGGCGTATAATTTGGCGAAAGCCACCAAAGTCGAAATCATTGACCGCTTCCAACTTATTCTGGAAATTTTCAATAAACGCGCCACAACCACCGAAGCCAAACTGCAGATTCAACTGGCAACCCTGAAAAACGAGTTAAAACACGCCAAAGAAAAAGTGCGCCTCACTAAACATGGGGAGCAGCCGGGCTTCATGGGCATCGGTGTTTATGAGGCGGAGATTTACCGTGAAGCCATCAAACGGCAAGTGCACACCATTCAGCAGAAGCTGGGGCACATCCGAGAGAAACGGGTGCTGCACCGCGAACGACGCACCGCGTTGGGGTTGTATTCGGTTTCGTTGGCGGGCTACACCAACGCGGGCAAAAGCAGCCTCTTCAATGCTCTCTCAGAAGCAACCGTTGAAGTAGACAACGCCCTGTTCACGACGCTTTCAACCACAACACGACTGATTGAGTTTTCCAAACGCCGCTTTCTACTCACGGATACCGTGGGCTTCATCGACCGCTTACCCCATACATTGGTTGAGGCGTTTCTTTCCACGCTGGAAGAAACCGTCTACTCTGACCTACTCATTTTGGTGCTGGACATTAGCGAGCCCTTAGAAACTGTACGCAAAAAGAACCAAACCTGCCAACAAACCATCAACCGCATAGGCGCCTCAGGGCTGCCGATGCTGACTTTGCTTAACAAAATTGACTGTTTAAGCCCCCAAGAAGCCCAACAGAAACTTGAGGCGCTTCGGGAAGAAACCAAGAACCCCCTGCTTATATCGGCAAAATCTAAAACCAACTTTGACCAGCTACAGCAAGAGATTCTAAGGCGGCTAGAGGGTTATGTGGCGGCTGCTTTTTGGGTGCCCATGACTCAAGAGACGATGTCGCTGGTTTCGTGGGTTCACAAAGGCGCCGATGTGAAGAAAATCACTTACAACGACAACACCGTGGACGTTCAACTTGAAGCTAGTCCTGAGTTTGCCGAGAAATTGCGAAAACGTGTAGAAACCTTGCAGGGAAAAATCGAAATAAACCTTGAACCCACATAG
- the pgk gene encoding phosphoglycerate kinase, translating to MANYKTLDDFDVEDKVVLVRVDFNSEIDPQTKNVNSDVRIKAHAETTIKELAEKGAKTVILAHQGRKGDPDYTPLKQHAEILGKILGCTVNYVDDVYGDKAKAAIKELKGGEILVLENVRSFDGETKNGTPEQHAQTPLVQNLAPLADLFVNDAFAAAHRGHVSMVGFTAVLPSAAGRIMERELKSLAKALEKPEHPCVYVMGGAKADDSLEISKYVLSNGIADKVLVGGVTSQLFLAAQGVSLGAKTMAFLEKKDLTQFIPGIKELLAQYPKAIVIPTDVALDVEGKRKEISVSELPTEYSIFDLGSKTVACFATIIKDAKSIVVSGPMGVYENPEFNYGTKKVFEAIADSEGFSLAGGGNTIAAINEYGLSSKIGYISTAGGALIEFLMGKKLPGVVALENAAATKKI from the coding sequence ATGGCGAACTATAAGACTTTAGATGATTTTGACGTGGAAGATAAAGTGGTTCTTGTCCGTGTGGACTTTAACAGCGAAATTGACCCGCAAACCAAAAACGTTAACAGCGACGTACGCATCAAGGCGCACGCAGAAACAACAATCAAAGAACTTGCCGAAAAAGGCGCCAAAACCGTCATCTTAGCACATCAAGGCAGAAAAGGCGACCCCGACTACACCCCGCTAAAGCAGCATGCTGAAATTTTGGGCAAAATCTTGGGGTGCACAGTGAATTATGTGGATGATGTTTACGGCGACAAAGCCAAAGCAGCCATCAAGGAGCTTAAAGGCGGCGAAATCCTTGTGCTGGAGAACGTGCGCAGCTTTGACGGCGAAACCAAAAACGGCACGCCTGAACAACACGCCCAAACACCGCTGGTGCAGAACCTTGCGCCTTTGGCGGACTTGTTTGTGAATGACGCGTTTGCTGCAGCACACCGCGGACATGTTTCGATGGTGGGCTTCACCGCGGTTTTGCCTTCGGCAGCTGGCAGAATCATGGAGCGCGAACTCAAATCCTTGGCGAAAGCCTTGGAGAAGCCTGAGCACCCATGCGTCTACGTTATGGGTGGAGCGAAAGCTGATGACAGCTTGGAAATTAGCAAGTACGTGCTAAGCAACGGCATCGCAGACAAGGTTTTGGTTGGCGGTGTGACTTCGCAGCTGTTTTTGGCGGCGCAAGGCGTTTCTTTGGGTGCCAAAACAATGGCGTTTCTGGAGAAAAAGGACCTGACACAATTTATCCCAGGCATTAAGGAGCTTTTGGCGCAGTATCCTAAAGCCATCGTGATTCCCACCGACGTCGCGTTGGACGTGGAGGGCAAACGCAAAGAAATTTCGGTTTCGGAGCTGCCAACCGAGTACAGCATTTTTGACTTAGGCTCCAAAACCGTCGCATGCTTTGCAACCATAATCAAAGACGCCAAAAGCATTGTGGTTAGTGGTCCAATGGGTGTGTACGAAAACCCCGAGTTTAACTACGGCACCAAAAAAGTCTTTGAAGCCATCGCAGACTCAGAAGGCTTCAGTCTTGCAGGCGGCGGAAACACCATCGCAGCCATCAACGAATACGGCTTAAGCAGCAAAATCGGCTACATCAGCACCGCAGGCGGAGCACTCATCGAGTTTTTGATGGGCAAAAAGCTTCCAGGCGTTGTTGCCCTAGAAAACGCTGCCGCAACCAAAAAAATCTAA
- a CDS encoding transcription factor, with translation MLSTIDDATLMKVATSLGEEEAVTLIENLKNVDEITDDEIANKTGIRLNSVRKILYKLYDHSLVSLRRTRDPKTGWFIFHWKLQPDQLEGFILSQKRRVLEKLTVRLEYEVNHDFYYCNTSGCRRVTFEEAVEAVFHCGVCGKALVHSDNDRLIFRLTEKVDQLRKELGE, from the coding sequence ATGTTATCTACCATTGACGACGCAACATTGATGAAGGTGGCGACTTCTCTTGGCGAAGAAGAGGCAGTTACTCTAATTGAGAACCTCAAAAACGTCGACGAAATCACCGACGACGAAATAGCTAACAAAACCGGCATCCGTCTTAACTCGGTTCGCAAAATTCTCTACAAACTCTACGACCACTCCTTGGTGAGTTTGAGGCGAACCCGTGACCCCAAAACAGGATGGTTCATTTTTCATTGGAAACTGCAGCCCGACCAGTTGGAGGGCTTTATTTTAAGCCAGAAACGCCGCGTGCTCGAAAAACTCACCGTGCGGCTGGAGTATGAAGTGAATCACGATTTTTACTACTGCAACACGTCGGGATGTAGGCGGGTGACCTTTGAGGAAGCGGTGGAGGCGGTTTTCCACTGTGGCGTCTGCGGCAAAGCCTTGGTGCATTCTGATAATGACCGTCTTATTTTTAGACTAACTGAGAAAGTTGACCAGTTAAGGAAGGAATTGGGTGAGTAG
- a CDS encoding DUF2110 family protein has translation MTTLTLSTPIYNSHQLKQLTLILEDLLGDLSVEAKILGTQASRWVQLELSGEDETIATKLLEREAGGFCPVSLENVKKFAAQKGYVTGLEKNSTELTLDVGIFDPKPAYATIPLSRLQATLADGKEVSLKKLAELWGIGDNRPLEIKILEVDAKNSQLKADLQPSQVHKLMQWRDSLLDRLIVLGASKNELNVAVGQERLNRDVIETEALGMFEYALVCKLGTDATGLIGRLGRRLRKAKFTVFNPKRVVEFSEKPQA, from the coding sequence ATGACCACCCTTACCCTTTCCACGCCGATCTACAATTCCCACCAACTCAAACAGTTAACCCTAATTCTCGAAGACCTACTGGGCGACCTAAGCGTGGAAGCCAAAATCTTGGGCACGCAGGCGAGCAGATGGGTTCAGTTGGAGCTTTCAGGGGAAGACGAAACCATCGCGACCAAGCTGCTGGAGCGGGAAGCAGGCGGGTTTTGCCCCGTCAGCTTGGAGAACGTGAAGAAATTCGCCGCCCAAAAAGGCTACGTAACGGGCTTGGAGAAAAACTCGACGGAGCTAACCTTGGATGTAGGGATTTTTGACCCTAAACCCGCATACGCCACCATACCACTTAGCCGCCTTCAAGCAACCCTTGCGGACGGGAAGGAGGTTTCGCTTAAGAAACTGGCTGAGTTATGGGGCATCGGCGACAACCGCCCCCTTGAAATCAAAATCCTAGAAGTGGATGCAAAAAACAGCCAGCTCAAAGCCGACCTGCAACCCAGCCAAGTGCACAAGCTGATGCAGTGGCGGGACTCCCTACTAGACCGGCTTATAGTGCTAGGAGCATCTAAAAATGAGCTCAACGTAGCGGTTGGACAGGAGAGGCTTAACCGAGACGTAATCGAAACGGAAGCGCTGGGCATGTTTGAGTACGCATTGGTTTGTAAGCTGGGCACAGACGCTACAGGCTTAATCGGGCGCTTAGGCAGACGCCTTCGCAAAGCAAAGTTCACAGTGTTTAATCCTAAGCGTGTGGTTGAGTTTTCAGAAAAACCACAAGCCTAA
- a CDS encoding PUA domain-containing protein: protein MENPLNRIRCIADYQFGQGTGDQLFPDDVEIQYSPATGRIRYVNLNGERIATLRPTDSFFSLSVKAAAKLAKSKPDAQCFVTVRQDIAKFVADGGDVFAAHVVAVDKEVHAKDEVIVKDEEGNVVAVGRAFLSAEEMHAFKVGVAVKVRHGNT from the coding sequence GTGGAGAATCCTCTAAACCGTATACGATGCATCGCGGACTACCAATTCGGGCAAGGCACAGGAGACCAGCTGTTTCCTGACGATGTTGAAATCCAGTATTCCCCCGCCACAGGCAGAATTCGCTACGTAAACCTTAACGGAGAAAGAATTGCCACCCTGCGTCCCACCGACAGCTTCTTTTCGTTGAGCGTTAAAGCCGCCGCAAAACTAGCAAAAAGCAAACCTGACGCCCAATGTTTTGTCACGGTGCGGCAGGACATAGCCAAGTTTGTGGCCGACGGAGGAGACGTGTTTGCCGCCCACGTTGTAGCGGTAGATAAAGAGGTCCATGCTAAGGATGAAGTTATCGTCAAAGATGAAGAGGGCAACGTGGTGGCAGTCGGACGAGCATTTCTGTCAGCAGAAGAGATGCATGCTTTCAAAGTAGGCGTAGCCGTTAAAGTAAGGCATGGAAACACGTAA
- a CDS encoding tRNA (cytidine(56)-2'-O)-methyltransferase (catalyzes the S-adenosyl-methionine-dependent 2'-O-ribose methylation of C56 in tRNA transcripts), producing the protein MPDVKVVVLRWGHRPQRDVRLTSHVALASRALGAGGFVLSDAVDEKIKQTVEKVSATWGGDFSFEMGTKWQHTVRDWRGRGGVVVHLTVYGENIQTSDVMQRIRDLGKDVLVLVGSQKVPREFYSPEVSDFNVAVGNQPHSECAALAIFLDRFFLGEALGKPFENAKMKVIPQEHGKKVV; encoded by the coding sequence GTGCCGGACGTGAAGGTTGTTGTTTTGAGGTGGGGACACCGACCCCAGAGGGATGTGCGGCTTACTAGTCATGTGGCGTTGGCTTCCCGTGCGTTGGGTGCCGGTGGGTTTGTGCTCTCTGACGCGGTGGATGAGAAAATTAAGCAGACCGTGGAGAAGGTTTCCGCTACGTGGGGTGGCGATTTCTCTTTTGAGATGGGAACCAAATGGCAGCATACGGTGCGGGACTGGAGAGGCCGCGGTGGTGTTGTGGTTCATTTAACGGTGTATGGTGAAAACATCCAAACCAGTGATGTGATGCAGCGGATACGCGACTTGGGCAAGGACGTGTTGGTGCTTGTGGGCAGCCAGAAAGTACCCCGAGAATTCTACTCCCCTGAAGTCTCCGACTTCAACGTGGCTGTTGGCAATCAGCCCCACTCGGAATGTGCTGCCCTTGCCATATTTCTCGACCGCTTCTTTTTGGGTGAGGCATTAGGCAAACCGTTTGAGAACGCAAAAATGAAGGTTATTCCTCAAGAACACGGCAAAAAAGTGGTCTGA
- a CDS encoding ABC transporter ATP-binding protein, which produces MEPKLQVKDAAFNYGKRTIFSGLNLDVRSGEVVCVLGPNGCGKTTLMRCMNGLLNLNKGHILLDGQKLDSMPSDKVAKAIGFVFQDHNLTFPFSVLEVVRMGRAPHLSFFASPSQVDTEIAIDALTTVGLLHLQDKPYTQISGGERQLVFIARVLAQQPQVVLMDEPTSHLDFKNQVLVLRMIDKLAAQGLTVVMTTHLPDQAILYSSKVALMNSGKFIATGEPSKVMTEQNIGEVYGMKVRILQAEDPVTGEVLKFVVPAQERFSLSN; this is translated from the coding sequence TTGGAACCTAAGCTACAAGTAAAAGATGCCGCTTTTAATTATGGTAAACGAACAATCTTTAGTGGTCTTAACTTAGACGTCCGTTCGGGAGAAGTTGTTTGTGTTCTCGGTCCCAACGGATGTGGAAAAACTACGCTGATGCGTTGCATGAATGGGCTTCTAAATCTAAACAAAGGGCATATTCTTTTAGACGGACAAAAACTTGATTCTATGCCCTCTGATAAGGTAGCAAAGGCAATTGGTTTTGTTTTTCAAGACCACAACCTCACGTTTCCTTTTTCTGTTTTGGAAGTTGTTCGCATGGGACGCGCCCCTCATTTGAGTTTTTTTGCTTCGCCATCCCAAGTTGATACCGAAATTGCAATAGACGCTTTAACGACAGTAGGGTTGCTGCATCTACAAGACAAACCATACACTCAAATTAGCGGCGGAGAGCGCCAACTTGTTTTCATCGCTCGAGTTTTAGCGCAACAGCCTCAGGTTGTTTTGATGGATGAACCTACTTCGCATCTGGACTTCAAAAATCAAGTCCTTGTTCTGAGGATGATTGACAAGTTGGCTGCACAGGGTCTGACAGTCGTAATGACTACGCATCTTCCTGACCAAGCAATACTTTATTCAAGTAAGGTGGCTTTGATGAATAGCGGCAAATTCATTGCAACAGGAGAACCCTCTAAAGTTATGACGGAACAGAACATTGGAGAAGTCTACGGGATGAAGGTGCGTATTTTGCAAGCTGAAGACCCCGTTACCGGCGAAGTGCTCAAGTTTGTGGTCCCAGCCCAAGAACGTTTCTCACTATCCAACTAA
- a CDS encoding FecCD family ABC transporter permease, protein MATNKQNFLSSSKAKLLVLIACPLIVFFVSLFLGVYPVSPQDVFQTLFSDIFRTENTVPLVNVYVINLVRIPRAILALTIGAGLAIAGASNQGMLQNPLVSPDILGVSAAASFGAVLVILLGGNTALLQISAFSFGLLAVGLTYLLSRVYKTTPLLMLVLSGVVISAFFSALIGIIEYVAPPNTKLQPIVFWLLGGLTGTTWDTLVPAVPLMVVGIVGLLLIRWRINLLALGDDEARSLGVRTERLKGIIIIFSTITVAAAVTVSGLIGWVGLIIPHIGRMLVGSDHKALLPACVCIGSAYLLVMDDLARTLTSGEIPLGILTALLGAPFFLIILRKTKGALK, encoded by the coding sequence TTGGCAACAAACAAACAAAACTTTCTGTCGTCCAGTAAGGCTAAACTGCTGGTTCTAATTGCTTGTCCACTTATTGTTTTCTTCGTATCTCTTTTTTTGGGTGTCTATCCAGTTTCTCCACAGGATGTTTTCCAAACCCTTTTTTCAGATATCTTTCGCACTGAAAACACTGTGCCTCTTGTAAACGTATACGTAATAAATCTTGTTAGGATACCGCGAGCCATCCTAGCCCTCACCATCGGAGCCGGTTTAGCTATTGCGGGGGCATCTAATCAGGGAATGCTTCAAAATCCCTTAGTCAGTCCCGACATACTAGGTGTGTCAGCAGCAGCAAGTTTTGGAGCAGTCCTCGTTATCCTCCTTGGAGGCAACACCGCTCTTTTACAGATTTCAGCATTTAGCTTTGGTTTACTAGCGGTAGGTTTGACGTACCTGCTCAGCCGAGTTTACAAAACAACTCCTCTGTTAATGCTTGTCCTCTCTGGTGTTGTGATTTCTGCTTTTTTCTCTGCATTAATCGGGATAATTGAATATGTAGCGCCTCCCAACACCAAACTTCAGCCCATTGTTTTTTGGTTGCTTGGGGGCCTCACGGGAACAACATGGGATACTCTTGTGCCTGCAGTTCCTTTAATGGTGGTTGGAATTGTTGGGCTTCTTTTAATCAGGTGGAGAATCAACCTGCTTGCTTTGGGTGACGATGAGGCGCGCTCATTGGGGGTGAGAACGGAACGTTTGAAGGGTATCATTATTATCTTCTCAACTATTACGGTTGCTGCAGCAGTAACTGTAAGTGGACTAATCGGCTGGGTTGGCTTAATCATTCCTCATATTGGTCGAATGCTGGTTGGTTCAGATCACAAAGCGCTGCTTCCCGCTTGTGTATGTATTGGTTCGGCATATTTGCTAGTTATGGATGACCTCGCCCGCACTCTTACCTCAGGTGAGATTCCGCTGGGGATTCTTACAGCTTTGCTTGGTGCACCCTTCTTCTTAATCATTCTTCGTAAAACTAAGGGAGCTTTGAAGTGA
- a CDS encoding HDIG domain-containing metalloprotein, translated as MSSQLPSREQALKILHDAGCSKSVIAHCKAVSKLAEKTAQACQKKGYSVDVELVTIGALLHDVGRSKTHSVDHVVAGAEIAHTLGLPDAVVTIIERHVGGGVTDKEAQELGWPKRSYMPVSLEEKIVSYADKLVETDNTRVPIKETVDKLRAANLNDAADRVQKIHKEISAIIGENP; from the coding sequence GTGAGTAGCCAGCTTCCCTCCCGGGAGCAAGCGCTCAAAATTCTCCACGATGCGGGCTGCTCAAAAAGCGTTATTGCCCACTGCAAAGCTGTCTCCAAGCTTGCAGAAAAAACAGCGCAGGCATGCCAGAAGAAAGGGTATTCTGTGGATGTGGAACTGGTGACGATTGGGGCTCTTTTGCATGATGTGGGTCGTTCCAAAACCCATTCGGTGGACCATGTGGTGGCAGGCGCCGAAATCGCCCACACTCTGGGTCTGCCTGATGCCGTGGTTACCATTATTGAGCGGCATGTGGGCGGCGGCGTTACCGACAAAGAAGCTCAAGAGTTGGGCTGGCCTAAACGCAGCTACATGCCTGTCTCGTTGGAGGAGAAGATTGTTTCTTACGCCGACAAACTGGTGGAAACAGACAATACACGCGTTCCCATCAAAGAAACCGTGGACAAACTCAGGGCAGCCAACCTTAATGATGCCGCTGACCGCGTCCAAAAAATCCACAAAGAAATCTCCGCCATTATAGGAGAAAACCCATGA
- a CDS encoding ABC transporter substrate-binding protein → MKSENSRKIVDMNGRVVEVPKSIKRVAVSRAVHNMLMLILGSGDKIAATVKHARTPLSLKVYPALANKLFPFEKGKIDTNALKHAQIDAAIVSTNDHTIEHLEALGVPVLTVYHRNLEDHMRVVEFFGNVLGEEESQKAAQYRTYLSNKIEKITSTLSVIPTEKRPKVFFANSFDPIMTIGNNHPLNDWLVKGGGINVATGFDDAKYVSIEQVQQLDPDIIVIPTNFKNVILNNSEWQKLKAVRNNRILVGPYGLYPWVACEPEMALQLQWYAKRLYPDKFEDIDIEEETRFFYKTFLRYNLSPDEINEILNPAN, encoded by the coding sequence ATGAAAAGTGAAAATTCAAGAAAAATAGTGGACATGAATGGGCGAGTCGTAGAAGTTCCTAAGAGCATAAAACGGGTTGCTGTTTCGCGCGCAGTTCACAATATGCTAATGCTGATTCTTGGCTCAGGGGACAAAATTGCCGCAACAGTGAAACACGCCCGTACACCCCTATCATTGAAAGTCTATCCCGCCCTCGCAAACAAACTATTTCCTTTTGAAAAAGGTAAAATTGACACCAACGCACTCAAACATGCCCAAATTGACGCCGCAATAGTCTCCACAAATGACCATACAATTGAGCATTTGGAAGCCTTAGGTGTCCCCGTTTTGACTGTTTACCATAGAAATCTTGAAGACCACATGCGAGTGGTCGAATTCTTTGGCAACGTGTTAGGCGAAGAAGAATCACAAAAAGCTGCCCAATATCGCACCTATTTAAGTAACAAAATAGAAAAGATAACTTCCACCCTTTCCGTTATTCCCACAGAAAAGCGTCCGAAAGTTTTTTTCGCCAACTCATTTGACCCAATAATGACTATAGGAAATAATCATCCTCTTAATGACTGGCTAGTGAAAGGAGGGGGAATAAACGTGGCTACAGGCTTTGACGATGCCAAATATGTCTCAATTGAACAGGTTCAGCAACTGGACCCAGACATAATTGTAATTCCTACTAATTTCAAGAATGTAATCCTTAACAACTCAGAATGGCAGAAGCTTAAGGCAGTGCGAAATAACAGGATACTTGTGGGGCCTTATGGATTGTATCCGTGGGTGGCGTGTGAACCGGAAATGGCTTTGCAGTTGCAGTGGTATGCCAAGCGGTTATATCCCGACAAATTTGAGGACATTGATATCGAAGAAGAAACGCGGTTTTTTTATAAGACGTTCCTACGTTACAATTTATCTCCTGACGAGATCAATGAAATCCTAAATCCAGCAAACTAA
- a CDS encoding ABC transporter substrate-binding protein: MNTKYLAISLVIIIVCASAIGLVCYSGNNSSSPSPSPSPTLSPTSSSVPTTKTIVDAAGRSVTIPYTVDRVAMNNPVMQTLILALGVEDKVVECKSVLPSAWWEKIQPSVANIPTAFNGSSLNVEQLLALTPDVYITPYSDTNIAAVEGVGIPVVEIDIDNWAGLQQSMLILGQVFGDSATAKAEQFNTYFENTINEINSTISTSSTGTSPSVAFLFFYVRDSVMNMMAFGSDTQQGSWIIVDGGSNAVDFEGAKAINMETVLNWNPEIIVYTAPSGTPMNLTVMQNDSLWSQVSAVQNSQVYFCPEGLWTWSGTSVESALMVQWGAKLLHPDLFPDLNLSAETMSFYETFYGYSLTEVDANNILSHSSPS, encoded by the coding sequence ATGAACACAAAATATCTGGCTATATCCTTAGTAATTATCATTGTATGTGCTTCCGCAATAGGGTTGGTTTGTTATTCTGGTAACAATTCGTCGTCACCTTCACCATCCCCATCACCCACTCTGTCTCCAACTTCCTCTTCCGTTCCAACAACAAAAACAATTGTTGATGCCGCGGGAAGAAGTGTGACAATTCCGTACACTGTAGACAGAGTGGCAATGAATAATCCTGTCATGCAAACTTTGATACTAGCACTGGGTGTTGAAGATAAAGTAGTTGAATGCAAAAGTGTATTGCCAAGTGCATGGTGGGAAAAAATACAGCCCTCGGTTGCAAACATACCTACCGCCTTTAACGGTAGCAGCCTTAACGTCGAACAACTATTGGCTTTGACTCCCGATGTCTACATCACACCTTACTCCGACACAAACATTGCTGCGGTCGAAGGTGTAGGAATACCTGTCGTAGAAATTGACATAGACAACTGGGCGGGGCTGCAACAAAGCATGTTAATCTTGGGACAAGTTTTCGGAGACAGCGCAACAGCCAAAGCTGAACAATTCAACACCTACTTCGAGAATACAATAAACGAAATTAACTCAACAATATCCACGTCTTCTACGGGCACTTCTCCATCCGTAGCCTTTCTATTCTTCTACGTTCGAGATTCAGTAATGAACATGATGGCTTTTGGCTCCGACACTCAGCAAGGTTCATGGATAATTGTAGACGGTGGCTCAAACGCAGTTGATTTTGAGGGTGCAAAGGCAATTAACATGGAAACCGTCTTGAACTGGAACCCGGAAATAATCGTGTACACTGCCCCATCAGGAACGCCGATGAACTTAACAGTCATGCAAAATGATTCATTGTGGAGCCAAGTAAGTGCCGTTCAGAACAGCCAAGTTTACTTCTGTCCTGAAGGATTGTGGACGTGGTCAGGGACATCCGTAGAATCCGCCTTAATGGTTCAATGGGGCGCAAAACTGCTGCATCCAGACTTATTCCCAGACCTCAACCTATCAGCTGAAACGATGTCTTTCTATGAAACATTCTATGGGTACTCCTTGACAGAAGTTGATGCCAACAACATTCTTTCCCATTCTTCCCCTTCTTAG